A single window of Solanum dulcamara chromosome 5, daSolDulc1.2, whole genome shotgun sequence DNA harbors:
- the LOC129889951 gene encoding leucoanthocyanidin dioxygenase: protein MVSEVVSTPSRVETLAKSGIQAIPKEYVRPQEELNGIGNIFEEEKKDEGPQVPTINLKEIDSEDKEIREKCHQELKKAAMEWGVMHLVNHGISDELIDRVKVAGGTFFDLPVEEKEKYANDQASGNVQGYGSKLANSACGQLEWEDYFFHCVFPEDKRNLVIWPKTPADYIPATSEYAKQIRNLATKIFAVLSIGLGLGEGRLEKEVGGMEDLLLQMKINYYPKCPQPELALGVEAHTDVSALTFILHNMVPGLQLFYEGKWVTAKCVPNSIIMHIGDTIEILSNGKYKSILHRGVVNKEKVRISWAIFCEPPKEKIILKPLSETVTEAEPPRFPPRTFAQHMAQKLFKKDHHDAAAEHKVLKKDYWDIVAEHKVLKEDDQDSAAEQKASKKDDRDIVAEHKVLKEDEKDVVAEHKVFKKDDQDVVAEHKVLKDVPAEESK, encoded by the exons ATGGTGAGTGAAGTGGTTTCAACTCCTTCAAGAGTTGAAACCTTGGCTAAAAGTGGAATTCAGGCCATTCCTAAAGAGTATGTGAGGCCACAAGAAGAGTTAAATGGAATAGGGAATATCtttgaggaagagaagaaagatgAAGGACCTCAAGTACCGACGATTAATCTGAAAGAAATCGATTCAGAGGACAAGGAAATTCGTGAAAAATGCCATCAAGAGCTGAAAAAAGCAGCCATGGAATGGGGTGTCATGCACCTCGTTAACCATGGCATATCGGATGAGCTAATTGATCGTGTCAAGGTTGCTGGAGGTACCTTCTTTGATCTACCTGTTGAAGAGAAGGAGAAGTATGCCAATGATCAAGCTTCTGGCAATGTCCAAGGCTATGGAAGCAAGCTAGCAAATAGTGCTTGTGGTCAACTTGAGTGGGAGGATTACTTCTTCCATTGTGTTTTCCCCGAGGACAAGCGCAACTTGGTCATCTGGCCTAAAACCCCTGCTGACTACAT TCCAGCAACAAGTGAATATGCCAAGCAGATAAGAAACCTAGCAACAAAGATTTTTGCAGTGCTTTCGATTGGGTTGGGATTGGGAGAAGGAAGACTAGAGAAGGAAGTCGGAGGCATGGAAGACTTGCTGCTTCAAATGAAGATTAACTACTACCCCAAATGCCCCCAACCAGAACTAGCACTTGGTGTCGAAGCTCATACTGATGTGAGTGCACTGACTTTCATCCTCCACAATATGGTGCCTGGCTTGCAACTCTTCTATGAAGGAAAGTGGGTAACTGCAAAGTGTGTGCCCAATTCCATAATCATGCACATTGGGGATACCATTGAAATCCTAAGCAACGGAAAGTACAAGAGCATTCTTCACAGAGGGGTTGTGAACAAGGAAAAAGTAAGGATTTCATGGGCAATTTTCTGTGAGCCTCCAAAGGAGAAGATCATCCTTAAGCCCCTATCTGAGACTGTCACCGAGGCTGAGCCACCTCGATTCCCACCTCGCACCTTCGCACAGCATATGGCACAAAAACTCTTCAAGAAGGATCATCACGATGCTGCTGCTGAACACAAAGTACTCAAGAAGGATTATTGGGATATTGTTGCTGAGCACAAAGTCCTCAAGGAGGACGATCAGGATTCTGCTGCTGAACAGAAAGCCTCCAAAAAGGATGATCGGGATATTGTTGCTGAGCACAAAGTCCTCAAGGAGGATGAAAAGGATGTTGTTGCTGAGCACAAAGTCTTCAAGAAAGATGATCAGGATGTTGTTGCTGAGCATAAAGTCCTCAAGGATGTTCCTGCTGAAGAGTCTAAATAG